In Manis pentadactyla isolate mManPen7 chromosome 11, mManPen7.hap1, whole genome shotgun sequence, one DNA window encodes the following:
- the LOC118913497 gene encoding olfactory receptor 4F3/4F16/4F29-like gives MDGGNHSMVSDFMLLGLTSSWEIQILLFLFFTTFYIASMLGNLLIVLTIISDHHLHSPMYFLLANLSIIDTGVSSIATPKMIYDLSRKHKVISLKGCITQMFFIHTVGGTEMVLLIVMAYDRYTAICKPLHYLTIMSLKMCISLLAVAWTIGLIHSVAQLAFVVNLPFCGPNKMDSFYCDFPRFIKLACTDTYRLEFLVTANSGFISMGTFFILLVSYIFLLVTVPKHSSGGTSKALSTLSAHITVVVFFFGPCIIVYVWPFPTLPIDKFLAIFDVLITPFMNPIIYTFRNKEMKVAMRRLLVKVLSFRKTSFMHSPRNSASS, from the coding sequence ATGGATGGAGGAAATCACTCTATGGTGTCTGACTTTATGTTGCTGGGACTCACCAGTTCTTGGGAGATTCagattcttctttttctgtttttcacaacATTTTATATAGCAAGTATGCTTGGAAACCTTCTTATTGTGCTCACAATCATCTCAGACCATCACTTACATTCCCCCATGTACTTTTTGCTGGCAAATCTCTCTATCATTGACACAGGTGTTTCCAGCATTGCAACCCCAAAGATGATTTATGACCTTTCCAGAAAACATAAAGTCATCTCCTTGAAAGGGTGCATTACTCAGATGTTCTTTATTCACACTGTTGGGGGTACAGAGATGGTGCTGCTCATAGTCATGGCCTATGACCGATACACTGCTATCTGTAAGCCCCTCCACTACCTGACTATCATGAGtctaaaaatgtgtatttctcttttggctgTTGCTTGGACCATTGGACTCATCCACTCTGTGGCCCAACTGGCTTTTGTTGTAAACTTACCCTTTTGCGGTCCCAACAAAATGGATAGCTTTTATTGTGACTTTCCTCGGTTCATCAAACTTGCATGTACGGACACATACAGACTGGAGTTTCTGGTCACTGCCAACAGTGGTTTCATCTCCATGGGCACCTTCTTCATCTTGCTTGTGTCTTACATCTTCCTTCTGGTCACAGTTCCCAAACACTCTTCAGGTGGTACATCCAAGGCCCTCTCCACTCTCTCAGCTCACATCACCGTGGTGGTCTTTTTCTTTGGTCCTTGCATTATTGTCTATGTGTGGCCATTCCCTACCTTACCCATAGATAAATTTTTAGCTATCTTTGACGTCCTTATAACTCCTTTTATGAATCCTATTATCTATACATTTAGAAATAAGGAGATGAAGGTGGCAATGAGGCGATTGCTTGTTAAGGTTTTAAGCTTCAGGAAGACTTCTTTCATGCATAGCCCAAGAAATTCAGCTTCATCTTGA